The Gossypium hirsutum isolate 1008001.06 chromosome D02, Gossypium_hirsutum_v2.1, whole genome shotgun sequence region AAGCCTGGCGGACTGTCCAAGTGAGAACAAATTTGCAGACACATGAAGCTGCGATCTGTATGGCGGGATTGAAGAAATGCGGAGTATATCTGTGGAATGTGCCTGCGGAATGTATCTGCAGTTAGAATGAAGTTGTTTTGGTGCACGCTACCTGTGATGAGTGCGTGTTTGTTTTAGGTAAAACCAATCTTGGTAGATTTTTTTACGTGTTCAGGTAATGATTGAcatatttggttaattttttttatgtatttcaaGTTTCAAGATTGTATTAGTGGGATTTGTTGAGTTCTCTTGAAAAGAAACTCATATATATTGTAAAGTTTGAAGAAAACAAAACATTGAGAGCAGACTCATTATACTGCTAATTCTCtgttttgctttctttctttgttCTTAACACCAACAAGATTTCAGAAGGAATGTGGCTGATAAGGATACTAATTTTTTCATTGATTAGCCTATGAAGATGTTTTGGAACATTTAGGCTATTATAAGCATCAGATTAGAACCTTATTCATTATGATAGATCGAAGGATGTGGAAGTAGATTGTCATTTCATAAGAGATATTGTACAATAGATAATAATGCATGCCAACATGACAGTAAATAAAATACGTTCAAACCAAAGCTCTCTCTCAAAATAAGTTTTAAAGACTTGAGGAGAATAACCCATATCTACAACCTAGATTGAAGATAAGTGTGGAAATTCTTCATTCAATTTGGCTATAAATTTGTGGTGATTATTggcattatttttcttattaataaGGAAACACTTCGGTAGCCTATTACCATCTTTGTATGACCAATATCTACAACCCTGCTTGATAGGGAGTGTAAAAGTTCTCCATTCAACTATTGGCTATAAATACGTTGTTAGTTTTGGTAGTTCTATTTTTcttgttaataaaaaaatttgggtaGCCTATTAGCAAGCTACATATGACTTGAAAGTTAGTATATCTTGGAGCTGAtgaaattcatcaaacgacataGGGTTAATGACAACATGAGTATCACTCCTAAAATATAGTGACACAAGATTATGCTTAAGAGATCCTTATGCATCAAAGACATGTTCGTAAAAACTTCCATGGTTGAAGTATTATCAAGACAAGGCATCAACATGTTTATAAAGATTAATACATTTTAAGCCTTCTAACTTACAGAAGTAATTAACCATCTCATAGGTTGAATTATTCAAGTACTTAGGATGACTTAAGTGCTTGTTTAGCGAAACTGCAGAAAATAGATTCCTTGAATGTAAGGATTTCATTAACTGATTtacaaatatttgatttattgatttatttctaGTAATTAGGAATTAGATTTCAGGCAGATTTTAGaagattttattaattattgaTCATGTAAACATTTTGTTTCCATAATTAGTCTAGGTTGAAAACTTAAAAATGTACCATCCTTTAACtcataaaaaataaagttttccattttcatcttttcttaaATGGTATTAGAGCCTATATCTGATATTCTATGATTCAGCTTTCATCATTGAATTCTTTGTTTCAGCTTTCATTGTTAAACCCTTGTTTCTGTTTCAGCTTTAATCACTAAATTTGTCTTTTTCGTCCAAAATAGATCAACATTTTATTTGTTTCTCTTCCATTACCTATTTCTTTATGATGTCTGAAATTTCCTCAAGTTGCAGTAGAGTTACCAAAACCAACCCAAACCAATTGCCTCACAATAAAAACCTTATTCCTATCCAAACAATCACCATTAGTCTCAATGAACGAAATTTCACACGATCTCAATCGCCATAAGTATATTAGGGTTGACCAGTGAAACTCCAACCCCCGAGAAGATAGATCTGACATATGTTATTTGGGATGCAAAGAATTCCATGATCGTGACTTGGTTGGTAAACTCGATGGATGAAAAAATAAGTGCAGATTACATGTATTATCCCACAGCAAAGGAACTCAAGGAAAATGTGACTTTGATCTCGACAACTATTCCCAAATTTATAATATACAACAAAAGATTGAAGAGGCCTGGCGAGGAGAACATAGCGTGATCATGCTTTCTAATGTTCCTAAGGATCTTTGGGATGATTCAGATTTAGTGAACGGTTTGGAAAGACCAAAATGACTATAATTATTGTTGGAGAATTCATGGATTCTTTAGCTGTAAATATGGTGGCGCTGTAAATCTCCTATTATTTAGCTATAATTGTTCTAGATTTGTAAGGATAGACAGATTTGTAGACATAGACTGAGTTGTAAGAATaagctgattttttttttataggaGTTTGATTTCTTTCCTAGAATAACTATTGCATCTTTTATAAATGCAGACACATAGCTAtcatttgaaataaaacacaGTAAAGAGTTCTTCATGGTATTCGAGCTAGGTATTCCAAAAAACTTCTACTTCGTTCATTAACAGTCTTTCATTACTGACACCTTAGCCTAAGAAAACTTATCAACCTTCATTATTGAAACCTTAGTCCAAATATACTGTCTTCATTGTTGAATACCACCCTGAAAATGGTTGATATCTGACATAATTCCTCAACCCTCTCGAacatagttaattaaataaggaATTACAAAATTCAAATCCCACTTATCATCTCCATGGGAAGCCTCCTCGTGCAGGTTGAGACAAGGGAGAACAGAGGCAACAAGAGGTTCTTTTTCACCAATGCTAAACATTCAAACCAAACTGAACTTGGAACTCCTTAAAGAAGAGAATAAGAGGTCACATAATCTACTTAACTCTCTTGAAAAAGCCAGTACATCATGTGTATTAACTCAAACAAGCAAGTTCCCTAATTAATGTGCTCTAATGACTAAGACTATTAACAAAAGCTCTTGGGTCCTAGACTCCAGACTGTTGATTACATGATGATTTCCCATAATTTATTTGTCACTTTTACTCTTTGTCCTAGTAACAAAAAGTTTGAAATTGTAGATGGATCTCTAATCAGTTTTGCAAGCCAAGGAATTGTGGatttatttcccttcactaaaaAACGTGTTACATGTTCCCAAGTTATCCATGAACCTTATGTTTGTTCGAAAAGCAATCCAAGATCTCAATTGCTCAATGACTTTCTATCCTACTCACACtgtattttttatgatttagctACGGAGAGTATAATTGAACATGCTAAAGGAAGGGATGGATACCATATCTTAGAGGCTAAGAGTAGCAAAGGTAATCTATCCTCCTATTATTCTAAGCACACAAATTCAAAGAAAGAAATCTGGCTACACCATTACCACCTAGGACAtcctccattttctttgttgaagaAATTATTTCCTTTTCTATTCAAAACTATTGAAATAGACAGTTTACATTGTGATGTTTGTGAGTTGGCTAAACATCATCGTGTTTCATTTCAACAATAGATAATCTTTACCTTTCTCATCAATCCCCTCAGATATATGGGGATCAAGGGTTTCTAACGTGACAAGAGCGGTTTTTTACATTCGTTAAATAATGCACATGGGTAATGTGGGTTTTCTCTTAAAAACGAATCTGAGCCAAGTGACACATTTCCCTTCTCTTTTCAATCGATCAAAAACCAATTCAGATCTAGCATTGAAAATCTGAGGACCGATAACACAAGGTATTATGTATCACATTTCTCTAAAAGGGAAAGGATTATTCATTACTCACGTGTAGATACTCCTTAACAAAATGGCATTGCTAAATGCAAAAATTGACATTTACATGAAGTAACAAGGGCTCCCTTTCTTCAAATAAATGTCACTACAACCAAATGGGGATAAGTTTCAGCAGCAGCCCATTTGATAAATAAGATGCCTCCAAAAGTTCCTAATTTCAAGAGACCTATGGAAATACTTCAATCCCATTTTCCTAACACTAATATAACCACCAAACTTCCTCCAAAAATTTTAAGGTGTTTTAGGCTTGCTCATATTCACAACAAAGGGAAACTTGACCCATGAGCCCTAAAGTGCATTTTTGTAGGTACTTCTTCCACAAAGAAGTATAAATGTCGTCACCTCTGCTCACAGAATATTTTGTATCTATGGATGAAACTGCTAAAACTTAAAATCAAAGGTGGCAACGGAAAAATGAAAAAACTTTCACTGTTGTTGATAATTCAAtgagaaaaaatacataggtatTCATATACACAAAATTGAAAGAAGGAAATTAAATCCCTAAACATAAACTAATTGAAGAAACTAAATTCTTAGAAATCAGCTATACACTATCAATTATCACAATTATTAGTTGTCAATAAgtcaacactccccctcaagttggGGCATAGTTATCACAAGTCTGATTTCCGGACCAAAATATGGTATATCTTATTGCTAAGACCTTTGGTGAAGACATCAATTACCTGCTTGTCAGATGTCAAAAGAAATAAGCTCAAGAACCAGTAGTTAACCTTTCTTTGATGAAGTGACGATCAATCTCAATGTGTTTGGTTCAATAATGTTGCACTGGATTTTAGGTTATGCTGATGACAACCTTGTTGTCACAATACAAAGATAATCTGTCTTCTTTTGACAATTTTATTTCTTCCAATACTTTTCCTAACCACAAAAGCTTAAAGACTCTGAGTGATAGACCTATATTCTGCTTTTGCACTTGATCGAGCAACTACACTTCTTGCTTCAAAGTGACTAGGTTTCCTCCCACAAATCTGCAATATCTAGAGGTAGATCTCCTATCATCCAGAGATCCAACCCAATTTGCATCTATCAAGGCCTCTATCAGGAGGTGACCATGCTTGGAGAAAAAAGATCCATTCCTCTGGCAGATTTTAGATAGCACAAAATGTGAAAAACATCCTGAATAGTCTAAAAATAATGACACCATAGCACCGAAGTCTGGTGAGTCACCTTGGGAAGCTATGGCTAGTTATGCTGAGCATTTGTTGTCAAAACCTTCAATGAAGGATAAGCCAGTCATTTTGACCCTGAGATCACCAAGGCTGTTTGCACTGAAATTCGAAAGGCTGGTAACCTAGGTTTGAGCGTAGAAGATGTATATAGTCTTGTCAGAATGCCAGGAGAAAAGGCACCTGAAATTATCATTGATACACTCCAAGCATTCAGAAGAATAACAGAAAGTTTAGTAAGGTGCTGATAACCTTGACGAAGAAATCTATGCAATAAAATTGCATGCGACTACAAAGTTAGGAGAAGGAAAACATGGAAACCAAAATAATGCTTTAATTTTTATCTGTGGAACAGCTTGCCAAACCATCGATATGAACCAAGACAATTACATGAACAAAAGACTGCAAAGAGCTGATCTAGAAATTTATGATTAAGTACAGAAAGTTTTCTCAACGAAGTCAAGTTTTCCAAGCTAGAAAGAATAATGTAAGAGcttgtatttttattataatattttattatttcagttttattttataatatttattttaagtaatatatattATAGACGGCTAGTGCTATTAGCTATGTTAACGGGACTCAGGGCACAGGTGCCTGATATGGATAAGACTCCTAGTGTTGGACACGGTAATTCTCGAAATTTCGGACACAGGGACACTGTCCACATGTTGGACACAGACACTTGGACACTTTCCAAATGTTGGGTACGGCAGTAGGACAGGGCGTCTCACATTTAAAAGGTATAATTCTTCTTTTTGGCGTCTCATAACCTAATTTATGAGATGATCCAGCCTTTGCTTTTTTTGGAAAggtgccttttttattttttatgcctTAGCTTTTGGCCCAttgtgaatttataaaatcatggGCTGGTCAGGAGTCTGGACcagcattaaaaattttataaaaaatccctaactaaaaaaACCTAGAAACTTGATTGGGGCTTTACGTatcagattttttttcttttcctcaaccaGCAATTTCTTTGTTAGAAGTCATCCACGGTCACCGCCGCCGCCTCCACTGTGTATCCTCCTCATCctgctttctttttccttttctccaGGTTTTTTCTTCTCAGTTCTCCCACCACCGCGTCCATCAATTTTCACCGGATCCAATCCATGTCCAGTGTCAGAATCCGTGTCGGATCATGTCAACACCAGTACTGCACCCCTAACTGCCGGAGGTTATTAGTTATCTTTAGGGTTTAAACCTAGGGCTAGAATAAAACTTTATTTGTAAGAAAGCCTAGTAACTGAACTTGCAAGAAGAAAGCCTATATAAATAAGTTGTAGGCTTTGCAGTCATAATATgattcttattatttttctttgaattaatatatagaaACTAGAGGTTTTTTTTAAACCCTAAGTTTTCTAGAGTTTCATCTTCTCTCTTACTACTTTGTTTAGCCCCAAATTCTTTTATTGCTGCTCATTTAGCACCTAAATCATATCATTATTTCCAcaatttcctttcctttttcaaaCTTTGTAAACTTGCATAAATAAGCTAAGCTTTGAGTTGAATATGCACAACTTTTCTTCTCCATTTCGATTTCCATTACACACAtgcatatgttatatatatatgtatatagattcAAGAATCTTACGTATGTGACCCAATAGCTTGTAGATATGGATGTTCAAAAGTTTTATCCTGTAGAAAAACAAAACGACTAGTAAGGAGAAATTAGCACCAGCAATCATAACTAAGAACACAGACTAAAATCCTTATGTTACAATAAGAGGAAAAAGACAACTAAACTCCGTCCACTATTTCTTTGATCACACAAACTCTGAAAATTATATCATTGGAAGTTGGCATAACCCCATACACTCTTAACATTTTTTCAAAGATTCCTTGAAATTTGATAATTCCTCATCCAACTCAAATACCAATTTTCAACTCATTTGTATTGCTCAATCAGGTATATGACTAAATAAGTAGAACTATAATTACTAATAGAAGAAGCCAAGAAAGACCATAAGTTAGAGCATCATAATGCTTCAATCTCCAAATCTAAATGCATACCATCATATTTATTGGCCTCCTATAGGTTGGAGACAGGTGTCTACAAGAGTAACATTCAGTGCTAGATTTAGATACCAATGGTACAAACCAGTAAAACCCTACACATCACAGTAGTGACAACTGACAACACAAAACTAAAGAACCGATAACTGCTAGCAGTGAAGTGTATTAACCAAAGTTCATGTGCAGTCTCATTTTCATAGGCATACATCACAGTAGTGACAACTGACAAAACAAAACTAAAGAACCAATAACTGCTAGCAGTAAAGTGTATGAACCAAAGTTCATGTGCAGTCTCATTTTCACAGGCATACACCAATGCATGCAtgcgcacacacacacacagactaaagggaaattaaaatgaaatcagATAACATCAGACAGTATAATTACACACCTGAAGTACATGATCTATCCGTCCTTCACTTCCAGTTAACCTCTCAATCATTAGAGAACCATATGAcgtctcttctttttcttttacattctCTTCTCCTATtgtcataaaaataaataaatgaaaggaAGAAgagtataaatgaaatatagtAGTAACATATATTAGGTCAAACTATTTTTGTTAGTGCACCGGCAACAAGTGCACCAATTAGAGCTACTTGTACACATAAAAGAGAAACTGAAATGACAAGTGATACAAAAAGTCTAAACTACCTTCTAGGTTGTCAGTGTCTCTTGATTGGCATGCTGTGAGCACTTTTGCCTGTTCAAAGCAATTCTAGAAATTACCAAATCAGAACTAATGATATAATTTAGTTATGACCCTAAGCCATGTTCCAATTGAGACTCAAGTTTCACAATACATTATAATTGTACAATCAAAAACTAAAGCAACAATTCAGCATTTTGTGTATTATGGAATATTTAAGGCAACTAAGAACTCCAATGAAACCAGTATGATCATGTATCTTTGTAGAGATTGGAACTTAAACATGACCAGATACCAAGtattaaacatgtaaattagaCTCTTGATTTTAGGTTACTAATTAAATGATCCATGTATTTCACGTTATATATGGAAATAATTTGATAATGCTTTCAAGGTTCAAATATTCATtaactattaattaaaaattcagaataaatttCTACAACATTAACAGCCAATGCTTTTGACACCGAATGAACCAAACAGGGATAAAAGCTTCATCATAACCTCATAAGGTTCAGCACTAAACTGTCAACACATGCATTTCTTCTAGCTTtggagaaaagaaagagaaaaaaacagACTGTTTTAAGTAGAATTAgcccaaaacaaaattaaacctCTGCTAACTATTACTGTTATATCATtccaaaagaaacaaacaataaGTGAATGAGAATGACTTGTACTCAAACTTGCACTCAGAAGAAACAAATTGGATTTTGACCATTACTCCTATACGTGAACGCATGTATAATTTTACCAGAATAATCAAGGAATCCACACTTAGACCAAATCCAGAACAGAGAAAATTTTGAGAAGTTCATTGCCATAGAAGTTGAAGCAATGGAACCAAATAAAGCTTGCATATATAACAAAAAGATATTAACTTGGGGAAGTTTAATTGGACTCACCCTTACAGTACTGAAATGATCCATTACTACATGAGAACGAGCAGCTAAACGTTCAGTAAATTCCTAAACAAAAAAGACAAGCATATCAAAAGCTAAACATGGGTAGGGTACATGGTGAAAGAGAAGAAAGGGGTAAACCAAGGGGTAAACCAAAACGGGTGaattcaagaaagaaagaaaaacataataagCATATATCAAAGGCCTTACTTGAAACCCAATATGCAGCCTTTTTCCACCTTTATGATAAGGGATAATGACAGGACGTTTAGTGATGTATTCTTTACAAACAAGTGGTTCTACTCTGCATAAATTCAAAAATGCTCTGTAAAGTTTAACGACAGATTACGATCACAAATTAAGATGAAAAAATGAAACATGTccagaaagaaagaaacagatgGCAAAGGGAATAcaaattttcatttgtttttgtttttctttaggACGCTGCCTGGTTGTGGACACACAAAGATAGATACGCACATGATATCAACAAATCAAACTCAGAGCTACAGTGAGTCCATTCCTCACCCCACCCAAGACCCCTCTCCTAAAAACAAGTGGAGAAAAGATCATACACTTGTCTACACCCAACTATAGCTTCACAATTCTGCCAGTTTAGATGAGCCAAACCAAAGAAGCTCATGCCCCGCCACAAATGAACCATTTCACTTAAGATCTGATATTCTCTGCACCAATGATGAATAAAACAGTTCATTACAGGTTAACACCAACCTATATGCTACAGGATCAAATGGATGGAAAATGTTGAACATTTGACGACAAGCTGGCATCTCTTCAGATATGTTCTCCTCATCCCAATAATCTTGCCCTTTGCCTGCAACATAGAGAAAAATAGTTAGCAGTTCAAGCATGATATAAAGTACAAAGAGAACTGTTGTGACGGGGCTGGAAATCAGGAAAACTAAGGTGAGAAACATAATGTTAGAACTTGAAGATTCAACTTAAACAGAAGATATGAGGGAAGCAAAAAGTAAGAGAGAAATATAGTAGCTAATAGCACCTTATATAAGACGATAAAAATTGTGGCACACTAAAAACTGTATTAATTTAAGTAGAGCAATTAAAAACATAACTAGGACATAGCAATTTAAAAGATTAAGTGAAATGATCAACAAAAATAAAGTGAGATTATTTATCAGAAGAACCAGGCACAGCATAATAAATAGCAATATTTGAAATAAAGTGAAATCATTCATTAGAATCATGATAACTCTGTGACTTCATAAAAAATACGATAATTATCTTCCACCGGCCAATGGTATCCAACTTTTATTAAAAGTAATAATGAATAGAACACAAAAACTTTACAatgtagaaaaaggaaaattgCAAGTATGCTTAAAAGGATTTAAATGTGCCAATAGTATACACATAAAAGGCTTCCAAATTTTATCATTACCAAGTCCAATACGGATATTGCAAAGGGCAAGGAACACTCCCAAAGGTGATCCCACTGCAAAGAATGTGTCGACCtgatattataaaatttgaaCTGAATAAGTCACAAGTTCCATAAAATGTTAAATATCCACTTTTTCTTCTTCTGGGAAGGATTACCTTGGTTGTATGTTCCTATGTATCTTTCAATACTACTAAAATAACATTAGTATATCTTAAAGAGAAGGTACTCTATCACaggaaaaccaaaaaaaaaaaaaaaacattttatgaaagaaaatcaATTATATTCTTTTAATCATACCTTGAATTCAAGCTTTGTGTATCTAATATAGGGGGTATAGCTCTTTGTTGCATCCTCTAGCTTCAGTGGCAGCTTTTGATCAAACTTCTGCAACATAGGTGGTTTTTGCATAAGCATCTCCTTATTTTCTGTTATATAAGACATCAAAACTTGTATAAGATGTCCTCCATAAGAATGAACCAAATGATAATATCAAGAATAGAGATTTCCATGCACTAAAAACGAGGGGGGATCCTTCAATCAGCATACCACCTATATCCTCAGAGTTATTTGATTCCAGCTCTGCAATTTTTGCTTTTAGGGAATCGATCTGAAGCAGGGGAAACGTTCATTTAACACATTGAAATCcaaggaagcaaaagaaaaacaTCTATCGGTGGTCGCATGTGCCCAAAAAACAGTATCCATAGAAACAAGATACCCTTCCTGAATGCATAAGTATGTGTATGTTCCTATATAGGCAAATTGAAATTCTTACCTCCTCTTTAAGCATTTTGATTGTTTTATCCCTATCTCTGGCTTCTTCGTTCTCTTCCTCAGTAGCTTTCTCCCAACAACCGTCTGAGACAACAAAGTCTACTTCTGTAGTTTCCCCAGACCCACTCTCCTCCAGCCAAGGGGCTCCACTAAAATCATTAAGTGATTGATGCACGTCCTCCCTGCAACTTTTCTGCATAGGGTCCTCAGCTGCTACATCAAATTTAGTTGACACTGAGGATTTGTCTTCAACATGTCCTTCTATTACTGATGGATTTGGAAGTAGAATTTCTTCCCCAAGGCAATCGACTATGTCCTTTGTCATCATAGTTGAGTCATTTTTCTCTATATTAGCCAAAGAACTGCATTCAAAAGACTGGTCAATCATATCAGGAGAACATTCTAGATCTTTTGAGTCTTTCTCATACAGACACTGCATTGGAAAAAGGGAGGAGAGATTTTCTTGATGGCATAGGATGTCGTATGAGAGGACGCTTCCCAAAGAATGACCATATATTGAAACCTAAACAGAATTGATGCCATAATTAAAAAACATAGAGTGGAAACAATGTCAAAACAGTTATATAACTTAATGAAATACAATACATACTCATTCAACTAGACACATACCTTTCCATCATAACCAGGATTCCGTTTAAGAAACTTTAAATACAGCCTATTTAATTGGTTTGAAACCTGCAGGACGAGAATTACATATTGATTTGGTTTCAAAGTTAAATCCTTTTCAGAATGTAACAACCTTATTTCATTAAAGGGGTCCACCAAAGTTGCATGAAGTTAAGACATTCAAACATAAAACAAGccttaaaaaatcataaatgtaAGGGCCCTTAAAACTTTTATGCATCTTTACACAAAAATATGCCATAGAAACCATTAGTGTATCATTGGTAACGCAATACCTATTAACTTCCAGGAAACTAATGCACTTTCACACCCTAATATGTAAGAGCCCCCCAACCATCCTCCCTGCACATAAATAATTTGCGCTAAAATGTATAtcctataattaatatttattgttagCCTGAACCTATACCAGCTCCCTTTGTTCCTCATATATGAATACTAAACCAAATAATTTCCTGAAAATGTAAAGTAGACTTCTTACATTTTGATGCATAAAGCCTCCTCCACTTCTCTTCATAGATCATTGATTATATGCTAAAAGAGGAACTTTTATAATCTATTCCTTTT contains the following coding sequences:
- the LOC107908069 gene encoding phospholipase SGR2 isoform X17, encoding MRDSLAIEASFLQREEELLSIWWKEYAECSEGPRASSSFGKKLDMAEDLSSSKGSQSAQLYTFEEERVGVPVKGGLYEVDLVKRHCFPVYWNGETRRVLRGHWFARKGGMDWLPLREDVAEQLEIAYRSQVWHRRKFQPSGLFAARVDLQGSTPGLHALFTGEDDTWEAWLNVDASGFSGVISFSRNGIKLRRGYSASQSPKPTQDELRQRKEEQMDDYCSQVPVRHLVFMVHGIGQRLEKSNLVDDVGNFRHITASLAERHLTSHQRRKQRVLFIPCQWRKGLKLSGEAAVDKITLDGVRGLRVMLSATAHDVLYYMSPIYCQSIIDSVSNQLNRLYLKFLKRNPGYDGKVSIYGHSLGSVLSYDILCHQENLSSLFPMQCLYEKDSKDLECSPDMIDQSFECSSLANIEKNDSTMMTKDIVDCLGEEILLPNPSVIEGHVEDKSSVSTKFDVAAEDPMQKSCREDVHQSLNDFSGAPWLEESGSGETTEVDFVVSDGCWEKATEEENEEARDRDKTIKMLKEEIDSLKAKIAELESNNSEDIGENKEMLMQKPPMLQKFDQKLPLKLEDATKSYTPYIRYTKLEFKVDTFFAVGSPLGVFLALCNIRIGLGKGQDYWDEENISEEMPACRQMFNIFHPFDPVAYRVEPLVCKEYITKRPVIIPYHKGGKRLHIGFQEFTERLAARSHVVMDHFSTVRNCFEQAKVLTACQSRDTDNLEGEENVKEKEETSYGSLMIERLTGSEGRIDHVLQDKTFEHPYLQAIGSHTNYWRDYDTALFILKHLYRDIPEDPNFLGESIEGSLKDENASMGWSDERETIDEELPLTFSARDMVKNFSRKAKKFIKKP
- the LOC107908069 gene encoding phospholipase SGR2 isoform X16 gives rise to the protein MGVMSAGTFPMFLWLKMREEELLSIWWKEYAECSEGPRASSSFGKKLDMAEDLSSSKGSQSAQLYTFEEERVGVPVKGGLYEVDLVKRHCFPVYWNGETRRVLRGHWFARKGGMDWLPLREDVAEQLEIAYRSQVWHRRKFQPSGLFAARVDLQGSTPGLHALFTGEDDTWEAWLNVDASGFSGVISFSRNGIKLRRGYSASQSPKPTQDELRQRKEEQMDDYCSQVPVRHLVFMVHGIGQRLEKSNLVDDVGNFRHITASLAERHLTSHQRRKQRVLFIPCQWRKGLKLSGEAAVDKITLDGVRGLRVMLSATAHDVLYYMSPIYCQSIIDSVSNQLNRLYLKFLKRNPGYDGKVSIYGHSLGSVLSYDILCHQENLSSLFPMQCLYEKDSKDLECSPDMIDQSFECSSLANIEKNDSTMMTKDIVDCLGEEILLPNPSVIEGHVEDKSSVSTKFDVAAEDPMQKSCREDVHQSLNDFSGAPWLEESGSGETTEVDFVVSDGCWEKATEEENEEARDRDKTIKMLKEEIDSLKAKIAELESNNSEDIGENKEMLMQKPPMLQKFDQKLPLKLEDATKSYTPYIRYTKLEFKVDTFFAVGSPLGVFLALCNIRIGLGKGQDYWDEENISEEMPACRQMFNIFHPFDPVAYRVEPLVCKEYITKRPVIIPYHKGGKRLHIGFQEFTERLAARSHVVMDHFSTVRNCFEQAKVLTACQSRDTDNLEGEENVKEKEETSYGSLMIERLTGSEGRIDHVLQDKTFEHPYLQAIGSHTNYWRDYDTALFILKHLYRDIPEDPNFLGESIEGSLKDENASMGWSDERETIDEELPLTFSARDMVKNFSRKAKKFIKKP